From a region of the Nerophis lumbriciformis linkage group LG06, RoL_Nlum_v2.1, whole genome shotgun sequence genome:
- the LOC140678847 gene encoding uncharacterized protein has protein sequence MGNGQTERFNRTLGSMLRSLPLAAKQHWAQQIQTLTFAYNATVHETTGYAPFYLMFGRVPRLPVDMVFKQVLKDTSVVDYNTYASKLMTSLHEAANIAQQHTRKEQQHQADGYNKKIRGTCLNVGDRVLLANKAERGKRKLADKWEPSIYTVIDRNPQNHIYKVQDESGKTKVVHRNLILDVSFLPIPEQTSAEPVPGTSDEISEFRPQPLDTSSDVADENPEDHICSWVCKSSDADCESSGEDRESEEEDETTCSPIRDSDRMSLGSSEADPAGSGSIGQREEILPPRDLPGSSLIPKSPLTNEQNDPLTSLPDISDTRLCDIMPTTVNDSQAPTQDSGHERHVVRTRTGRVVKAVNRLIENMVQKPLPKGIQRFRRKSQSLMTLF, from the coding sequence ATGGGAAACGGGCAGACTGAAAGATTCAATAGGACGCTAGGCAGTATGTTACGCTCCTTACCCCTGGCAGCTAAACAACACTGGGCACAACAGATACAGACACTGACTTTTGCCTACAATGCCACCGTGCATGAGACAACTGGGTACGCCCCATTCTACTTGATGTTCGGTCGAGTCCCTAGACTCCCGGTGGACATGGTTTTCAAGCAGGTCTTGAAGGATACCAGTGTGGTTGACTACAACACCTACGCCAGCAAACTGATGACAAGCCTTCATGAAGCTGCTAATATCGCTCAACAACATACGAGGAAAGAACAGCAACATCAAGCCGATGGCTATAACAAAAAGATTCGAGGCACCTGTCTGAATGTTGGGGACAGAGTTCTGCTCGCCAACAAAGCAGAGAGAGGAAAAAGGAAGTTGGCGGACAAGTGGGAACCCTCAATCTATACAGTTATAGATCGCAATCCCCAAAACCACATCTACAAAGTTCAGGATGAGAGTGGGAAGACCAAGGTGGTACATCGGAACCTGATTTTGGACGTGAGCTTTTTACCAATCCCTGAACAAACCAGTGCAGAACCAGTGCCAGGTACCTCAGATGAGATCAGTGAGTTTCGGCCTCAGCCACTTGATACCTCGAGTGATGTGGCGGATGAAAATCCAGAGGACCACATCTGCTCATGGGTGTGCAAGTCATCTGATGCTGACTGTGAGTCATCAGGAGAGGACAGGGAGTCAGAAGAGGAGGATGAGACAACGTGTTCCCCAATCAGAGACTCTGATCGGATGTCACTTGGAAGTTCTGAAGCTGACCCTGCAGGCAGTGGAAGCATAGGACAAAGAGAGGAGATCTTACCTCCAAGAGACTTGCCTGGTTCTAGTCTGATTCCCAAGTCCCCTTTAACCAATGAGCAGAATGACCCTTTAACCAGTCTTCCTGACATAAGTGACACAAGACTTTGTGACATCATGCCCACAACAGTGAATGATAGTCAGGCACCTACACAAGATTCAGGGCACGAGAGACATGTTGTCAGAACACGTACAGGCAGGGTAGTTAAGGCAGTTAATAGACTGATAGAGAATATGGTGCAGAAACCACTACCAAAGGGTATACAAAGGTTCAGAAGAAAGTCCCAGTCTTTGATGACTTTGTTTTAA